The Paeniglutamicibacter sulfureus genome includes a region encoding these proteins:
- a CDS encoding LysE/ArgO family amino acid transporter → MFIPFISGLATGLSLIVAIGAQNAFILRQGIRKEHVGLAVLICLVSDAVLIFAGIAGLGALLSIAPWFIDVARIGGATFLLVYSFFAARRALSPRGMDTSASTPPTPRRTAVLTALALTWLNPHVYLDTVILLGSIAAAQGDPGRWVFGTGATLASILWFVGLGFGARYLRGFFASPRSWRILDAVIATLMAVLAISLLFPLIG, encoded by the coding sequence ATCTTCATTCCCTTTATATCCGGTCTGGCCACTGGCCTCTCCTTGATAGTTGCCATTGGTGCCCAAAATGCGTTCATCCTGCGACAGGGGATCCGAAAGGAACATGTCGGCCTTGCCGTGTTGATTTGCCTCGTCTCGGATGCCGTCCTGATTTTTGCCGGGATCGCCGGACTGGGCGCCCTGCTGTCGATCGCCCCGTGGTTTATTGACGTGGCCCGGATCGGTGGAGCCACTTTCTTGCTCGTTTATTCCTTCTTCGCTGCCCGGCGGGCCCTCAGCCCGCGGGGGATGGACACAAGCGCATCGACGCCGCCAACCCCGCGGCGCACTGCCGTCCTGACGGCGCTGGCCTTGACTTGGCTCAACCCGCATGTCTACCTCGATACGGTCATTCTCCTCGGCTCGATAGCCGCAGCCCAAGGCGACCCTGGGCGCTGGGTCTTTGGCACGGGCGCGACGCTAGCCAGCATTCTCTGGTTCGTCGGCTTGGGTTTTGGGGCACGCTACTTGCGCGGGTTCTTTGCCAGTCCCCGATCCTGGCGCATCCTAGATGCCGTCATCGCGACGCTCATGGCAGTACTGGCCATTTCGCTGCTGTTCCCGCTCATTGGCTGA